One Proteiniborus ethanoligenes DNA segment encodes these proteins:
- a CDS encoding transposase: KTTRMSKRGSKLLRYALINAAWNVSLNNKTFNDYFMLKKSQGNNHYAALGHVAHKLVRVIFKILKDNVAFNLD, translated from the coding sequence CAAGACCACTAGAATGTCAAAGAGAGGTTCAAAATTACTTCGTTATGCCTTAATTAACGCTGCTTGGAATGTTTCACTTAACAACAAAACATTCAATGATTACTTTATGCTTAAAAAGTCTCAAGGTAACAACCATTATGCAGCTCTTGGTCATGTTGCTCATAAGTTGGTACGTGTTATCTTCAAAATTCTTAAAGATAATGTTGCTTTTAATTTAGACTAA